In Glycine max cultivar Williams 82 chromosome 7, Glycine_max_v4.0, whole genome shotgun sequence, a single window of DNA contains:
- the LOC100804948 gene encoding B3 domain-containing protein Os04g0386900: protein MFSRRSSGRVASGRVALENGVPLPLLPDPKANLQWDEVKPLSGKPYWHSVLSPTNLQPRYNLMPGMNLRSKLPSNEVPTILIYGGKSWDMVYYGQSKQKAFGVTGWKKFVIDNCLRVGDACIFELMESSDKKVILEVQILRGDIPSEWLGNEMIIGQGNEMIIGQENEMIIGHSRENPIVLN from the exons ATGTTTTCTCGCAGATCAAGTGGAAGAG tGGCTAGTGGTAGAGTTGCATTAGAAAATGGAGTCCCATTACCACTGTTGCCTGATCctaaagcaaatttacaatggGATGAGGTTAAACCACTTTCAGGAAAACCATACTGGCATAGTGTTCTTTCGCCTACAAATCTTCAACCCCGTTATAACTTG ATGCCGGGGATGAACTTGCGGTCAAAACTTCCTTCTAATGAGGTCCCTACTATTCTCATCTATGGGGGCAAGAGCTGGGACATGGTGTATTATGGACAAAGCAAACAGAAGGCTTTTGGTGTCACAGGCTGGAAAAAATTTGTTATTGATAATTGTTTGAGGGTTGGAGATGCTTGCATTTTTGAGCTCATGGAAAGCAGTGACAAGAAAGTCATACTTGAAGTTCAAATTCTTAGAGGTGACATCCCATCTGAATGGCTTGGAAATGAAATGATCATAGGTCAAGGGAATGAAATGATCATAGGTCAAGAGAATGAAATGATCATAGGTCACAGTCGGGAAAATCCAATTGTCCTTAACTAG